A stretch of DNA from Anaerobacillus isosaccharinicus:
TTAGGAAGCTCCGTTGCCTTGAATTCGATTGACTACCCTTAGCCGTAGCCACTGATTTTTTACATCTAAAAAAAATGACCATCAAATCAACTTACAATTTGACAGTCATTTGTATTATAGCTGAAGCAATCTCCTACTGGGAGCTGTTATTATTCACTGTTAAATTCGCAATAAATGGATCGATTGATGAGATTTGAACACCATTATAGTAGTGTTTGATAATCTCCTGATAATTTTTACCTTCCTTAGCCATTCCTTCTGCGCCCCATTGACTCATGCCAACACCATGGCCCCAGCCTTTTGTTTGAATGACCACACCGTTGCCGGTTCTTTTCCATTGAAAATCACTAGAGTCTAAATCTAGCTTCTCTCTTATTTCTCTACCAGTGAATGTTTTGCCATTTATTTTAACGGTAGCAACTCTACCGCCCTCTGTACGTGAAAGGATCTCTCCAACTGTTCCGTCTCCAGGAAGTTTTACTCCTAATGCTTGAAAAAATTGTTGTGGGGTAACTACTTTTTCCGTGATATATCTTGGTGATACTGTGTCCCATGGACTTTCAACACTTCTTAAATAGGGAAATTCATTTGCCCAGTAATCCTCTGAATTTTCCGTGTAACCATTACTCGTTGAAAAGAAAGACGCCGTGATCGGTTCTCCTTCATAAGTAATAATTTGTCCGCGTGTCGCACGAACTGCTTCGGTAACTCTTGCTTTTGCCCAATTATAATCACTACCCCAAAATTGTCTAAGGTCATTATCACTTCGGAAAACTTGGTGCATGACTGTATCTGTGACGACCGCGCCTTCAGGGATACTGAATTCGCTCGGATTTAACATTTGTTTAATAATATAAGTTCTTGCCGTTAATGCCTGTGCCTTTAACGCTTCTAGTGAAAATTCTGCTGGCATTTCAGAGGCTACGACTCCAATGATATAGTCTTCAAAATCAAAGTGTTCGATAGTTTGCGACTTTGATCT
This window harbors:
- the spoIID gene encoding stage II sporulation protein D; translated protein: MRQIIIIGAILCSIILIIPTMLVLAFQGDETDKSIKSVAVQTSNITNKSNETALAMPENLSVAVFRSKSQTIEHFDFEDYIIGVVASEMPAEFSLEALKAQALTARTYIIKQMLNPSEFSIPEGAVVTDTVMHQVFRSDNDLRQFWGSDYNWAKARVTEAVRATRGQIITYEGEPITASFFSTSNGYTENSEDYWANEFPYLRSVESPWDTVSPRYITEKVVTPQQFFQALGVKLPGDGTVGEILSRTEGGRVATVKINGKTFTGREIREKLDLDSSDFQWKRTGNGVVIQTKGWGHGVGMSQWGAEGMAKEGKNYQEIIKHYYNGVQISSIDPFIANLTVNNNSSQ